In Leishmania major strain Friedlin complete genome, chromosome 12, one genomic interval encodes:
- a CDS encoding putative surface antigen protein 2, translating into MAQCVRRLVLAATLAAAVALLLCTSSAPVARAAGTNDFTAAQRTNTLAVLQAFGRAIPKLGEKWTGNDFCSWEAVLCDAPDVYVSGISPTYAGTLPEMPVNVDYTTVMIKQLDFSKMGPGLSGTLPDSWSKLEKLTFFTLSGNKVSGTLPASWHSMRSLESLSIEKCESISGSVPPQWGSMKSLSFLNLDGAKVSGSLPPQWSSMTSLTALNLRGTSISGTLPPQWGSMKSLSFLNLENTKVSGTLPPQWSSMTLLAALDVQGTQVSGTLPPQWSSMRKLTHLLLTDTLLSGTLPAEWSALQSLDTLRLSGSKFSGTLPPQWSSMKKLTQLLLDDTLLSGTLPAEWSALQSLDTLRLSGSKVSGTLPPQWSGMSKARSLQLQDCDLSGSLPSSWSAMPMLASVSLKGNKFCGCVPDSWDQKAGLAVDIEDKHKGSDCLAGRECTTTTTKPPTMTTTTTKPTATTTTTTNPTNFPPTPTTTTEPLTTTSTEAPAEPTTTTEAPAEPTTTATPTNTPTPAPETECEVDGCEVCEGDSAARCARCREDYFLTDERTCLMHNDGGVAAVSSGVAAAAVVCVAVLFSVGLAA; encoded by the coding sequence atggcgcagtgcgtgcgtcggctggtgctggcggcgacgctcgccgctgcggtggcgctgctgctgtgcacgagcagtgcgccggtggcgcgtgctgctgggaCGAACGACTtcactgcggcgcagcggacgaacacgctggcggtgctgcaggcgtttgGGCGTGCGATCCCTAAGCTTGGGGAGAAGTGGACGGGCAACGACTTCTGCTCGTGGGAGGCCGTCTTGTGCGATGCGCCGGACGTGTACGTGTCGGGAATCAGTCCGACGTatgccggcacgctgccggagatgcCTGTGAACGTCGACTACACGACCGTCATGATCAAGCAGCTCGACTTTTCCAAAATGGGGCCGGGGCTGAGCGGGACGCTGCCGGACAGCTGGAGCAAGCTGGAAAAACTGACTTTCTTTACGTTGTCGGGCAACAAAGTGAGCGGTACGCTGCCCGCCTCATGGCACTCGATGAGATCTTTGGAGTCGTTGTCGATTGAAAAGTGTGAAAGCATCTCCGGCAGTGTGCCCCCCCAGTGGGGCTCGATGAAATCGCTGAGTTTTCTTAATCTGGATGGCGCGAAGGTCtccggcagtctgccgccccagtggagctcGATGACATCGCTGACTGCTCTCAATCTGCGGGGCACAAgcatctccggcacgctgcctcCCCAGTGGGGCTCGATGAAATCGCTGAGTTTTCTCAATCTGGAAAACACGaaggtctccggcacgctgccgccccagtggagctcGATGACATTGCTCGCCGCTCTCGATGTGCAGGGcactcaggtctccggcacgctgccgccccagtggagctcGATGAGAAAGCTTACACATCTGCTGCTCACCGATACTTTGTTGTCCGGCACGCTTCCTGCTGAGTGGAgtgcgctgcagtcgctTGATACACTGCGGCTGTCCGGCAGTAAGttctccggcacgctgccgccccagtggagctcCATGAAAAAGCTTACGCAGCTACTGCTCGACGATACGTTGTTGTCCGGCACGCTTCCTGCTGAGTGGAgtgcgctgcagtcgctTGATACACTGCGGCTGTCCGGCAGTaaggtctccggcacgctgccgccccagtggagtGGGATGTCGAAGGCCCGgtccctgcagctgcaggactGCGACCTGTCCGGCAGTCTGCCCTCTTCGTGGTCTGCGATGCCGATGCTGGCTTCCGTCTCTCTTAAGGGCAACAAGttctgcgggtgtgtgccggACTCGTGGGATCAGAAGGCTGGTCTTGCTGTGGACATCGAGGACAAgcacaagggcagcgactgctTGGCTGGGAGGGAGTgcacaacgaccaccactaagccCCCTACCAtgaccacgaccaccactaagcccaccgccacgacaacgaccactACGAACCCCACTAACTTTCCCCCTACGCCGACGACCACGACTGAGCCGCTTACCACAACCAGCACTGAGGCACCAGCTGAACCCACAACCACCACTGAGGCACCGGCTGAACCCACGACCACTGCTACCCCAACAAACACGCCGACTCCTGCTCCTGAGACGGAGTgcgaggtggatgggtgtgaggtgtgcgagggggaCTCCGCTGCGAGGTGCGCCAGGTGCCGTGAGGACTACTTCCTGACGGACGAGAGGACGTGCCTGATGCACAacgatggcggtgttgctgctgtgtcgagcggagtggcagcagcagctgttgtgtgcgtggctgtgctgttcagcgtggggctggcggcgtga
- a CDS encoding putative surface antigen protein 2: MAQCVRRLVLAATLAAAVALLLCTSSAPVARAAGTNDFTAAQRTNTLAVLQAFGRAIPELGEKWAGNDFCSWEFIVCNVIGVNVRGISPTYAGTLPEIPVNVDYRHVVIKQLDFSEMGPGLSGTLPDSWSKLEGLTSLTLSGNKVSGTLPASWHLMKRLTSLVIADFDSITGSLPPEWSSMPNLNAVELKRLKLSGTLPADWSSLKSLSNVVLEDTPITGLLPPEWASLERIQQLVLRKLKLTGPLPPQWSSMKILQYLTLDGTQVSGTLPPQWSAMASVRILNLEGTEVSGTLPPEWISMSRLQTLNLRRTKVSGTLPPEWSSMSSLEYFHLYLTQVSGTLPPEWSGMSKAAYFWLEYCDLSGSLPPEWSSMPKLRGISLSGNKFCGCVPDSWDQKAGLVVGIEDKHKGSDCLAAKDCTTTTTKPPTTTTTPTKPPATTTTEAPAEPTTTTEAPAEPTTTTEAPAEPTTTTEAPAEPTTTTEAPAEPTTTATPTNTPTPAPETECEVDGCEVCEGDSAARCARCREDYFLTDERTCLVYCDGGVAAVSSGVAAAAVVCVAVLFSVGLAA; this comes from the coding sequence atggcgcagtgcgtgcgtcggctggtgctggcggcgacgctcgccgctgcggtggcgctgctgctgtgcacgagcagtgcgccggtggcgcgtgctgctgggaCGAACGACTtcactgcggcgcagcggacgaacacgctggcggtgctgcaggcgtttgGGCGTGCGATCCCTGAGCTTGGGGAGAAGTGGGCGGGCAACGACTTCTGCTCATGGGAGTTTATCGTGTGTAATGTTATAGGTGTGAACGTACGGGGAATCAGTCCGACGTatgccggcacgctgccggagaTACCTGTGAACGTCGACTACAGGCACGTCGTGATCAAGCAGCTCGACTTTTCCGAAATGGGGCCGGGGCTGAGCGGGACGCTGCCGGACAGCTGGAGCAAGCTGGAAGGACTGACTTCCCTTACGTTGTCGGGCAACAAAGTGAGCGGTACGCTGCCCGCCTCATGGCACTTGATGAAGCGGTTGACATCTTTGGTAATTGCAGACTTTGACAGTATCACCGGCAGCCTGCCGCCTGAGTGGAGCTCGATGCCTAATTTAAACGCTGTGGAGCTGAAGCGACTAAAACTGAGCGGTACGTTGCCTGCGGACTGGAGCTCTTTGAAATCACTGTCGAACGTCGTTCTTGAGGACACGCCGATCACAGGCTTGTTGCCCCCGGAGTGGGCCTCGCTGGAGAGAATACAGCAGCTGGTTCTACGGAAATTGAAGCTGACcggccctctccctcctcagTGGAGCTCAATGAAGATATTGCAGTATCTTACTCTGGATGGcactcaggtctccggcacgctgccgccccagtggagcgCGATGGCATCGGTGCGAATTCTTAACCTGGAGGGTACTGAGGTCTCTGGTACGCTGCCGCCTGAGTGGATATCGATGAGCAGGCTGCAAACTCTGAATCTGCGGCGCACGAAAGTATCCGGCACTCTGCCGCCCGAATGGAGTTCTATGAGCAGCCTGGAGTACTTTCACCTTTATCttactcaggtctccggcacgctgccgcccgagtgGAGTGGGATGTCGAAGGCCGCATACTTCTGGCTGGAATACTGCGACCTGtccggcagtctgccgccCGAGTGGTCGTCGATGCCAAAGCTGCGCGGTATCTCACTGAGCGGCAACAAGttctgcgggtgtgtgccggACTCGTGGGATCAGAAGGCTGGTCTTGTTGTGGGCATCGAGGACAAgcacaagggcagcgactgctTGGCTGCTAAGGACTgcacaacgaccaccacaaaaccccccaccacgacaacgacccCCACTAAGCCGCCTGCCACAACCACCACTGAGGCACCGGCTGAacccacgaccaccactgaggcaccggctgaacccacgaccaccactgaggcaccggctgaacccacgaccaccactgaGGCACCGGCTGAACCCACAACCACCACTGAGGCACCGGCTGAACCCACGACCACTGCTACCCCAACAAACACGCCGACTCCTGCACCAGAGACGGAGTgcgaggtggatgggtgtgaggtgtgcgagggggactccgctgcgaggtgcgcgaggtgccgtGAGGACTACTTCCTGACGGACGAGAGGACGTGCCTGGTGTActgcgatggcggtgttgctgctgtgtcgagcggagtggcagcagcagctgttgtgtgcgtggctgtgctgttcagcgtggggctggcggcgtga